One Pararge aegeria chromosome 1, ilParAegt1.1, whole genome shotgun sequence genomic region harbors:
- the LOC120626171 gene encoding 60S ribosomal protein L7: MVAITEKKAPAEKKVVKGKEDSKKLPAVPESVLKHRKRRDALRARRVQLTIKRRSAAIKKKKDIFKRAEQYVKEYRIKERDEIRLIRQARNRGNYYVPGEAKLAFVIRIRGINQVSPKVRKVLKLFRLRQINNGVFIKLNKATVNMLRIAEPYITWGYPNLKSVRELTYKRGFAKVNGQRVAITSNKIIEDKLGKSNIICVEDLIHEIFTVGDKFKYASNFLWPFKLNNPTGGWRKKTIHYVDGGDFGNREDKINELLRRMV, from the exons ATGGTTGCGATAACCGAGAAGAAGGCTCCGGCCGAGAAAAAGGTAGTGAAGGGTAAGGAGGACAGCAAGAAGCTCCCGGCTGTCCCCGAGTCAGTGCTCAAGCATCGCAAACGTAGAGATGCGCTGCGTGCTCGCCGTGTTCAG CTTACCATCAAAAGGCGTTCAGCAGCCATCAAGAAGAAGAAGGACATCTTCAAAAGGGCTGAACAGTATGTTAAGGAATACCGTATTAAGGAGCGTGATGAGATCAGGCTTATTAGACAG gcaCGCAACCGAGGCAACTACTATGTACCCGGTGAAGCCAAGCTTGCATTCGTAATTCGTATCCGTGGTATCAACCAGGTCTCTCCTAAG GTCCGCAAAGTCCTCAAGCTGTTCAGACTGAGACAAATCAACAATGGTGTGTTCATAAAACTCAACAAAGCAACAGTAAACATGCTTCGTATTGCTGAGCCTTACATCACGTGGGGCTATCCCAACCTCAAGAGTGTGCGTGAG ctTACGTACAAACGTGGTTTTGCCAAAGTGAACGGCCAAAGGGTTGCTATTACATCGAATAAGATCATTGAAGACAAACTCGGCAAGAGCAACATCATCTGTGTGGAGGATCTCATCCACGAAATCTTTACTGTTGGTGACAAGTTCAAG tacgCGAGTAATTTCCTATGGCCATTCAAACTGAACAACCCGACCGGTGGTTGGCGTAAGAAGACCATTCACTACGTCGACGGTGGCGACTTTGGAAACCGTGAGGACAAGATCAACGAGCTCCTGAGGAGAATGgtctaa
- the LOC120627075 gene encoding thiosulfate sulfurtransferase/rhodanese-like domain-containing protein 3 isoform X3, with translation MVDPKRVMSYEDMLKVIHQPEKMIIDVCNPEEVNSTGKIPSSINIPLGNVQDALATMSDEEFKKQYRRPKPSASDELIFYCQSGRRSTEALDKALKLGFNKSKTYLGSWNDWSSKQK, from the exons ATGGTTGATCCTAAACGAGTCATGAGTTACGAAGATATGCTGAAAGTTATTCACCAGCCTGAGAAAATGATTATAGATGTTTGTAATCCAGAGGAAGTTAATTCTACTGGAAAAATACCTTCAAGCATCAATATACCAT TGGGAAATGTTCAAGATGCCTTAGCAACTATGTCAGATGAAGAGTTTAAGAAACAATATAGAAGGCCAAAACCTTCTGCTTCAGATGAGCTAATATTTTATTGCCAGTCTGGTAGACGTTCAACTGAGGCTCTAGACAAAGCATTGAAACTTGGATTCAATAA ATCCAAAACTTACCTAGGCAGTTGGAATGATTGGTCTAGCAAAcaaaaatga
- the LOC120626141 gene encoding uncharacterized protein LOC120626141, with protein sequence MDKNVNYNMKMNSKKCLKIQNELVDNLNVAFNLKNTVIVLWNKYQILLLDAEELDRPITLQNFHIVSQNTDFEIQQLIVAKNLLCIDNEGNLFAYSLNIKPTAAAHKRSRHNFQELEHNILRVEWYEDLLFSLQLEMGKLYLRIDEIKPNDNVFLTLKSISKNNIVNINVLHLPSVKKMDKCILYCYRLNESDFDNIKHIFKEKKRLSQPQFIIIISFDKLTLYAVLVDLESNGKTLAPVKILTCPSDIYSVTAMKENVLNLIISLTSGTVIKQPMNINFNTPNIAHLNTAIHKLILLNDEIIYSDGITMWVSTNTFSESDAKLRQLFARCIKDFTYTDGTGKMVCTTYSKLLYTFHIKDESCYLFPITASDYYSAEHLFNNMTYLHRIMEEVEKNDGFIKDIKKEENYITTLALANRQDIMNEIIKTGVQVYENYEDILKEGLILNLTNNLSEYFDRHSLYFLIRMAADTQNNHDVLENIFTDSKIYVAILSEHKNIKTICIKVYCDQLQTFNIAVPLRMAKLNITDLCFDIKIVKKIPKVLNSRQNLWTALYSKQVTLTAEHFIKTNFTSGTVRLLKEPEDSIQQLLYKICYKQYGHLFRITKVSEDFLQWSFYIKLQNTFKEVLQNEMFYKAHFNATKAKFLLKEISSEEFLNSRKHISLMVANEKLDIEILNDGFSNLLSRSMIKVSCANPLISLCLRNFFSNLVNNNFSRHNPGQEYFNLFKEISTLEQIEKGLKKCVEERLPFKDFFKLYEQFQKSLCETLV encoded by the exons atggataaaaatgtaaattacaaCATGAAAATGAATAGTAAAAagtgtttaaaaatacaaaacgaACTAGTTGACAATCTTAATGTtgcgtttaacttaaaaaatactgTGATAGTGCTCTGgaataaatatcaaatacttTTGCTGGATGCTGAAGAATTAGATAGGCCTATAACCCTACAAAACTTCCATATAGTTTCGCAAAATACTGACTTCGAAATTCAACAGCTTATAGTAGCTAAAAATTTACTCTGCATAGACAATGAAGGGAATTTATTTGCTTATTCCCTTAACATCAAGCCAACTGCAGCTGCCCACAAAAGATCGAGACACAATTTCCAAGAGttagaacataatattttacgCGTGGAATGGTATGAGGACTTATTATTCAGCTTACAATTAGAAATGGGCAAGCTGTATTTAAGAATTGATGAGATAAAACCAAATGATAATGTTTTCTTAACATTAAAATCAATTAGCAAAAATAACATTGTAAACATAAATGTACTACATTTACCAAGTGTGAAAAAAATGGACAAATGTATTCTGTATTGTTATAGATTGAACGAATCTGATTTTGAcaatattaaacacattttcaaagaaaagaaaagattaTCACAGCCTCAGTTCATCATTATTATAAGCTTTGATAAACTAACATTGTATGCTGTCTTAGTAGATTTAGAATCAAATGGAAAAACATTGGCCCCTGTTAAAATTCTAACTTGCCCATCTGATATATACAGTGTAACTGCTATGAAAGAAAATGTTCTGAATTTGATAATAAGCCTTACAAGTGGTACTGTAATTAAACAGcctatgaatattaattttaacactCCAAATATTGCCCACTTAAATACTGCCATACACAAATTGATATTACTGAAtgatgaaattatatattctgaTGGCATAACTATGTGGGTATCCACAAATACATTTTCAGAGTCTGACGCTAAATTGAGACAACTATTTGCAAGATGCATAAAAGATTTCACATACACTGATGGCACAGGGAAGATGGTTTGTACAACATATTCTAAACTTCTCTATACATTCCACATCAAAGATGAGTCCTGTTATTTATTTCCTATCACTGCTAGTGATTATTACTCTGCAGAGCATCTGTTTAACAATATGACCTATTTGCACAGAATAATGGAAGAAGTTGAAAAAAATGATGGATTTATTAAGGatataaagaaagaagaaaactACATCACAACATTAGCTTTGGCAAATAGACAAGACATCATGAATGAAATAATCAAAACTGGTGTCCAAGTATATGAAAATTATGAGGATATTCTTAAAGAAGGTTTGATACTGAATTTAACAAATAACCTTAGTGAGTACTTTGATAGACATTCATTGTATTTTCTTATCAGAATGGCTGCGGACACACAGAACAATCATgatgttttagaaaatatttttacagactcAAAAATTTATGTAGCTATTTTATCAGAGCACAAAAACATCAAAACCATCTGTATCAAAGTGTATTGTGATCAATTACAGACTTTCAACATTGCTGTTCCTTTAAGGATGGCAAAATTGAATATAACAGACTtatgttttgatataaaaatagtaaagaaGATACCTAAGGTGTTAAATAGCAGACAGAATCTATGGACAGCTTTGTATAGTAAACAAGTCACTCTAACTGCTGAGCATTTCATCAAAACAAATTTTACTTCAGGTACTGTACGGTTGCTAAAAGAACCTGAGGATTCTATACAGcagttactttataaaatttgttacaAGCAATATGGGCATTTATTTAGAATTACCAAAGTATCAGAAGATTTTTTGCAATGGTCATTTTACATCAAActacaaaatacatttaaagaGGTATTGCaaaatgaaatgttttataaaGCACACTTTAATGCTACAAAAGCGAAATTTCTGCTGAAAGAAATATCATCAGAGGAGTTCTTGAATTCAAGAAAACACATTTCCTTAATGGTAGCCAATGAAAAACTTGacatagaaattttaaatgatgGGTTCTCCAATCTATTGAGTAGAAGTATGATTAAAGTGTCCTGTGCGAATCCTCTGATTTCTTTATGCTTAAGAAATTTCTTTTCAAACTTAGTAAACAATAACTTCTCAAGACATAATCCTGGACAAGagtattttaacttatttaaggAAATATCAACACTTGAG CAAATAGAGAAAGGACTAAAGAAATGTGTTGAAGAGAGGTTgccttttaaagattttttcaaacTCTATGAACAATTCCAAAAAAGTCTATGTGAAACGTTAGTATAA
- the LOC120627075 gene encoding thiosulfate sulfurtransferase/rhodanese-like domain-containing protein 3 isoform X1, with protein sequence MLTCMNRSIRLTRLAVKDDLFRKMGCILNPRISLRTNQISKIAYSNMVDPKRVMSYEDMLKVIHQPEKMIIDVCNPEEVNSTGKIPSSINIPLGNVQDALATMSDEEFKKQYRRPKPSASDELIFYCQSGRRSTEALDKALKLGFNKSKTYLGSWNDWSSKQK encoded by the exons ATGCTGACATGCATGAATCGTTCAATACGTTTGACCAGATTAGCGGTTAAAGATGATCTATTTAGAAAAATGGGATGCATATTAA aTCCCAGGATTTCCTTACGCACAAATCAAATTTCAAAGATAGCATATTCAAACATGGTTGATCCTAAACGAGTCATGAGTTACGAAGATATGCTGAAAGTTATTCACCAGCCTGAGAAAATGATTATAGATGTTTGTAATCCAGAGGAAGTTAATTCTACTGGAAAAATACCTTCAAGCATCAATATACCAT TGGGAAATGTTCAAGATGCCTTAGCAACTATGTCAGATGAAGAGTTTAAGAAACAATATAGAAGGCCAAAACCTTCTGCTTCAGATGAGCTAATATTTTATTGCCAGTCTGGTAGACGTTCAACTGAGGCTCTAGACAAAGCATTGAAACTTGGATTCAATAA ATCCAAAACTTACCTAGGCAGTTGGAATGATTGGTCTAGCAAAcaaaaatga
- the LOC120627075 gene encoding thiosulfate sulfurtransferase/rhodanese-like domain-containing protein 3 isoform X2 — protein sequence MKRPHFYCVVYIITMFYDPRISLRTNQISKIAYSNMVDPKRVMSYEDMLKVIHQPEKMIIDVCNPEEVNSTGKIPSSINIPLGNVQDALATMSDEEFKKQYRRPKPSASDELIFYCQSGRRSTEALDKALKLGFNKSKTYLGSWNDWSSKQK from the exons atgaaaaggCCTCATTTCTATTGTGTCGTGTATATAATCACTATGTTCTATG aTCCCAGGATTTCCTTACGCACAAATCAAATTTCAAAGATAGCATATTCAAACATGGTTGATCCTAAACGAGTCATGAGTTACGAAGATATGCTGAAAGTTATTCACCAGCCTGAGAAAATGATTATAGATGTTTGTAATCCAGAGGAAGTTAATTCTACTGGAAAAATACCTTCAAGCATCAATATACCAT TGGGAAATGTTCAAGATGCCTTAGCAACTATGTCAGATGAAGAGTTTAAGAAACAATATAGAAGGCCAAAACCTTCTGCTTCAGATGAGCTAATATTTTATTGCCAGTCTGGTAGACGTTCAACTGAGGCTCTAGACAAAGCATTGAAACTTGGATTCAATAA ATCCAAAACTTACCTAGGCAGTTGGAATGATTGGTCTAGCAAAcaaaaatga
- the LOC120626420 gene encoding transcription factor AP-2-epsilon, whose product MTFRCVPAFQTVSNDSNATWERLGGGGLGLGGGGFRGAQPSLADFQPPYFPPPFAPSAHPASPHHQQQGHGMEYSGGSGGPEYAQHYAPQQLLPRHHGHHEPHAHLRHHRDHHDIHSHHLSHGGFSYGAGGDRRADYGAREQHELALHHALHSTDDTQNAGMDDTTGFMTDLPLLKTMKGRDGLGGAGTCAPNDVFCSVPGRLSLLSSTSKYKVTVAEVQRRLSPPECLNASLLGGVLRRAKSKNGGRLLREKLEKIGLNLPAGRRKAANVTLLTSLVEAEAVHLARDFGYVCETEFPARALAEYLARQYAEHDARRRRDLLQATKQVVKEVMDLLNQDRSPLCNTRPPHLLEPAIQRHLTHFSLISHGFGGPAIVAALTAIQNFLNESLKHLDKLYPQSGMVSSSMDKTKMDPDIKK is encoded by the exons GAGCGCCTCGGCGGCGGCGGGCTGGGGTTGGGCGGCGGAGGGTTCCGCGGCGCGCAGCCCTCGCTCGCCGATTTCCAGCCGCCCTACTTCCCGCCGCCCTTCGCGCCCTCAGCACATCCTGCTAGTCCGCACCACCAGCAACAG GGCCATGGCATGGAATACAGTGGTGGCAGTGGTGGGCCGGAATACGCGCAGCACTATGCCCCCCAGCAGCTGTTGCCTCGTCACCACGGACACCACGAGCCGCACGCACATCTACGGCACCACCGTGACCACCACGACATACACTCGCACCAT TTATCACACGGTGGGTTCAGCTACGGAGCGGGCGGTGACAGGCGGGCGGACTACGGCGCTCGGGAGCAGCACGAATTGGCACTCCACCACGCGCTCCACTCCACAGACGACACGCAG AATGCAGGCATGGATGACACGACAGGGTTCATGACAGACCTTCCATTATTAAaaa CGATGAAAGGTCGAGACGGATTGGGAGGCGCGGGTACGTGCGCGCCAAACGACGTGTTCTGCTCTGTGCCTGGAAGACTATCTCTTCTGTCTTCAACCAGCAAATACAAAGTGACAGTGGCGGAAGTACAGAGGCGGTTATCGCCACCGGAGTGTTTAAATGCATCATTATTAGGAGGCGTGCTCAGAAG agCTAAAAGCAAAAATGGTGGTCGACTGTTGCgggaaaaattagaaaaaatcgGTCTCAACCTGCCAGCTGGTAGACGGAAAGCTGCCAACGTTACCTTACTTACCTCGCTAGTAGAAG CTGAAGCAGTGCACTTAGCCCGAGACTTCGGCTACGTGTGTGAAACAGAGTTCCCAGCGCGAGCCCTGGCGGAGTACCTCGCGCGGCAGTACGCGGAACACGATGCCCGACGGCGCCGGGACTTGCTGCAGGCCACCAAGCAG GTGGTGAAGGAGGTAATGGATCTGCTGAACCAGGACCGGTCGCCGCTGTGCAACACTCGACCGCCGCATTTGCTGGAACCTGCCATCCAGCGACACCTCACGCACTTCTCGCTCATCTCGCACGGCTTCGGTGGGCCCGCCATCGTCGCTGCGCTCACCGCCATACAG AATTTCCTCAACGAGTCATTAAAGCATTTAGACAAATTGTACCCGCAAAGCGGCATGGTGTCATCGTCGATGGACAAGACGAAAATGGATCCGGACATCAAGAAGTAA